One segment of Curtobacterium sp. MR_MD2014 DNA contains the following:
- a CDS encoding SURF1 family cytochrome oxidase biogenesis protein: MTDEFDPSARYGRKHAAKLQRDAAPGSVHADTTDGPTVGWRFVRSRRWLGYFAIAVAFAIICTLFGMWQWDRRNEAVRQNEQIAQNYDHTPVPLDQALPRASSWTDDQQWLRVEVTGRYDVDDQLLVRNRVHNGQPGFEVLTPLVTADGRAFVVDRGWVPTGNRQDAPDSVPAPPSGQVTVIARLQQSEPRIPGRTDPSHTDQVQSVTLADVAGKVDAPIWTGAYGQLASESPAPAEARPLGWDRPSADTGLHLSYFIQWFLFAAGGFGFLAYVMVQEYRNLNQDDPEERERALERQRRKDAKPRSDDEVEDELLGAHR; this comes from the coding sequence ATGACGGACGAGTTCGACCCCAGCGCCCGCTACGGCCGGAAGCACGCCGCGAAGCTCCAGCGCGACGCCGCTCCCGGGTCCGTCCACGCGGACACCACCGACGGCCCGACGGTCGGCTGGCGGTTCGTCCGGAGCCGCCGCTGGCTCGGGTACTTCGCGATCGCCGTGGCCTTCGCGATCATCTGCACGCTCTTCGGGATGTGGCAGTGGGACCGGCGCAACGAGGCCGTCCGGCAGAACGAGCAGATCGCGCAGAACTACGACCACACGCCCGTGCCGCTCGACCAGGCGCTCCCCCGGGCCTCGTCCTGGACCGACGACCAGCAGTGGCTCCGGGTCGAGGTCACCGGCCGGTACGACGTCGACGACCAGCTCCTCGTCCGCAACCGCGTGCACAACGGCCAGCCCGGGTTCGAGGTCCTCACGCCGCTCGTCACCGCCGACGGTCGCGCGTTCGTCGTCGACCGCGGGTGGGTGCCGACCGGCAACCGGCAGGACGCGCCGGACAGCGTCCCCGCTCCGCCGAGCGGACAGGTGACGGTGATCGCACGCCTGCAGCAGAGCGAGCCGCGCATCCCCGGCCGCACCGACCCCTCGCACACCGACCAGGTGCAGTCGGTGACGCTCGCCGACGTCGCGGGCAAGGTCGACGCCCCGATCTGGACGGGCGCGTACGGCCAGCTCGCCTCCGAGTCCCCCGCTCCTGCGGAGGCCCGGCCCCTCGGGTGGGACCGACCGTCCGCGGACACCGGTCTGCACCTCAGCTACTTCATCCAGTGGTTCCTCTTCGCCGCCGGAGGATTCGGCTTCCTGGCCTACGTGATGGTGCAGGAGTACCGGAACCTCAACCAGGACGACCCCGAGGAGCGCGAGCGTGCCCTCGAACGGCAGCGGCGGAAGGACGCCAAGCCGAGGTCCGACGACGAGGTCGAGGACGAGCTGCTCGGCGCGCACCGCTGA
- a CDS encoding metal-sulfur cluster assembly factor, with protein sequence MITALSPEKFDEVVEGLKEVQDPELGVNIVDLGLIYDLAMDDEANALVISMTLTSAGCPLTDVIEGDTANALDGIVDAFRINWVWMPPWGPERITDDGREMMRALGFSI encoded by the coding sequence ATGATCACCGCACTCTCCCCGGAGAAGTTCGACGAGGTCGTCGAGGGCCTCAAGGAGGTCCAGGACCCGGAGCTCGGCGTCAACATCGTCGACCTCGGCCTCATCTACGACCTCGCGATGGACGACGAGGCGAACGCCCTCGTGATCAGCATGACGCTGACGAGCGCGGGCTGCCCGCTGACCGACGTCATCGAGGGCGACACCGCCAACGCGCTCGACGGCATCGTCGACGCGTTCCGCATCAACTGGGTGTGGATGCCGCCGTGGGGTCCGGAGCGGATCACCGACGACGGACGCGAGATGATGCGCGCGCTCGGTTTCTCGATCTAG
- a CDS encoding non-heme iron oxygenase ferredoxin subunit codes for MAEKVCAESEIAVDSPMRVVVDGTAVAIVKDSAGAVHAIGDTCTHGDISLAEGFVEGDTLECWAHGSRFSLATGKPQNFPAYEPVPVFRVEVRDGDVYVDVHDPVPVD; via the coding sequence ATGGCCGAGAAGGTCTGCGCCGAGTCGGAGATCGCCGTCGACAGCCCGATGCGCGTCGTCGTGGACGGCACCGCCGTGGCGATCGTGAAGGACTCGGCCGGGGCCGTGCACGCGATCGGCGACACCTGCACGCACGGGGACATCTCCCTGGCCGAGGGCTTCGTCGAGGGCGACACACTCGAGTGCTGGGCCCACGGGTCGCGCTTCTCGCTGGCCACCGGCAAGCCGCAGAACTTCCCGGCGTACGAGCCGGTGCCGGTCTTCCGGGTCGAGGTCCGTGACGGCGACGTCTACGTCGACGTGCACGACCCGGTCCCCGTCGACTGA
- a CDS encoding ABC-F family ATP-binding cassette domain-containing protein, with translation MLAVHDLEIRVGARLLMEHVSFRVEKGDKIGLVGRNGAGKTTMTKALAGESQPTDGKIERSGEIGYLPQDPRSGNPEDTARKRILDARGLGELVEGIRQATLDMASDDADVAEKAMRRYSRLDDQFNALGGYAAEAEAASIASNLKLPDRILDQQLKTLSGGQRRRIELARILFSDAETMILDEPTNHLDADSVVWLREHLKTYPGGVIIISHDVELVDEVVNRVFYLDANRQTIDVYNMGWKLYQRQRVADEERRRKERAGAEKKAATLKDQAARFGAKASKAAAAHQMVARADKLLAGLEDERVADRVAKIRFPTPAPCGRTPLMAEGLSKSYGSLEIFAGVDLAIDRGSRVVILGFNGAGKTTLLRILAGADRPDTGEILPGHGLRIGYYAQEHENIDVNRTVIENMVSASTDLNETEARRVLGSFLFTGDDGYKKAGVLSGGEKTRLSLAMIVVSGANVLLLDEPTNNLDPASREEILNALAGFEGAVVLVSHDAGAVDALNPERVLLLPDGTEDHWNKDYAELIELA, from the coding sequence GTGCTTGCCGTGCACGACCTCGAGATCCGCGTAGGCGCTCGCCTCCTCATGGAGCACGTGTCCTTCCGCGTCGAGAAGGGTGACAAGATCGGGCTCGTCGGGCGCAACGGCGCCGGCAAGACCACGATGACGAAGGCCCTCGCCGGTGAGTCGCAGCCGACCGACGGCAAGATCGAGCGCTCGGGGGAGATCGGCTACCTGCCGCAGGACCCGCGCTCGGGCAACCCCGAGGACACCGCGCGCAAGCGCATCCTCGACGCCCGTGGTCTCGGCGAGCTCGTCGAGGGCATCCGTCAGGCGACGCTGGACATGGCGAGCGACGACGCCGACGTGGCCGAGAAGGCCATGCGGCGGTACAGCCGGCTCGACGACCAGTTCAACGCGCTCGGCGGGTACGCCGCCGAGGCCGAAGCGGCGTCGATCGCATCGAACCTCAAGCTGCCGGACCGCATCCTCGACCAGCAGCTGAAGACGCTGTCGGGTGGCCAGCGGCGGCGCATCGAACTCGCCCGCATCCTGTTCTCGGACGCCGAGACGATGATCCTCGACGAGCCGACGAACCACCTCGACGCCGACTCCGTGGTGTGGCTCCGCGAGCACCTGAAGACCTACCCCGGCGGCGTCATCATCATCTCCCACGACGTGGAGCTGGTGGACGAGGTCGTCAACCGCGTCTTCTACCTCGACGCGAACCGTCAGACCATCGACGTCTACAACATGGGGTGGAAGCTCTACCAGCGGCAGCGCGTGGCCGACGAGGAGCGCCGCCGCAAGGAGCGCGCCGGCGCCGAGAAGAAGGCTGCGACCCTGAAGGACCAGGCCGCCCGCTTCGGCGCGAAGGCATCGAAGGCTGCCGCTGCGCACCAGATGGTCGCGCGCGCGGACAAGCTGCTCGCCGGACTGGAGGACGAGCGCGTCGCCGACCGCGTCGCGAAGATCCGTTTCCCCACGCCGGCACCGTGCGGTCGCACTCCGCTGATGGCCGAGGGGCTGTCGAAGTCGTACGGCTCGCTCGAGATCTTCGCCGGAGTGGACCTGGCGATCGACCGTGGGTCGCGCGTGGTCATCCTCGGGTTCAACGGTGCGGGCAAGACGACGCTGCTCCGGATCCTGGCGGGTGCGGACCGACCGGACACGGGCGAGATCCTGCCCGGGCACGGCCTGCGGATCGGGTACTACGCGCAGGAGCACGAGAACATCGACGTGAACCGCACGGTGATCGAGAACATGGTGTCGGCGTCGACGGACCTCAACGAGACCGAGGCCCGTCGTGTGCTCGGTTCGTTCCTGTTCACCGGCGACGACGGCTACAAGAAGGCCGGCGTCCTGTCCGGTGGTGAGAAGACCCGGCTGTCGCTCGCGATGATCGTCGTGTCGGGCGCGAACGTGCTGCTGCTCGACGAGCCCACGAACAACCTCGACCCGGCGTCGCGCGAGGAGATCCTCAACGCGCTGGCCGGCTTCGAGGGCGCCGTGGTGCTCGTGTCCCACGACGCCGGTGCGGTCGACGCGCTCAACCCCGAGCGGGTGCTGCTGCTGCCGGACGGTACCGAGGACCACTGGAACAAGGACTACGCGGAGCTCATCGAGCTGGCGTAG
- the glgC gene encoding glucose-1-phosphate adenylyltransferase — MAPKKVFGIVLAGGEGKRLMPLTADRAKPAVPFGGNFRLIDFALSNLVNSGLQKIVVLTQYKSHSLDRHVAETWRMEGLLGSYVASVPAQQRLGKRWFAGSADAILQSLNLLRDERPDIVVVVGADHVYRMDFHQMIEAHIASGRSATVAAIRQPIGLADQFGVIQVDQDDPTKIDAFLEKPKDAVGLADSPDEILASMGNYVFNADALVDAVLRDGQIESSKHDMGGDIVPDFVARGDAGVYDLQRNDVPGSNDRDRYYWRDVGTIDSFFDAHMDLIAPVPVFNLYNQDWPIFNQQTNLPPAKFVRDANGNTGSTVDSIVALGCLLSGAQVERSVIGPWCGIDSGAKVLDSIVFERASIGAGSVVNRAILDKDVVIAPGAQVGVDRETDEARGFTVTESGITVVGKGVRVEA; from the coding sequence ATGGCACCAAAGAAGGTATTCGGCATCGTCCTCGCCGGCGGCGAGGGCAAGCGGCTCATGCCGCTCACGGCCGATCGCGCGAAGCCCGCCGTCCCGTTCGGCGGCAACTTCCGTCTCATCGACTTCGCGCTCTCCAACCTCGTGAACTCCGGGTTGCAGAAGATCGTCGTCCTGACCCAGTACAAGTCGCACAGCCTCGACCGTCACGTGGCCGAGACCTGGCGCATGGAGGGGCTCCTCGGGTCCTACGTCGCGTCGGTGCCGGCGCAGCAGCGACTCGGCAAGCGGTGGTTCGCCGGTTCGGCGGACGCGATCCTGCAGTCCCTCAACCTGCTCCGCGACGAGCGCCCGGACATCGTGGTCGTGGTCGGTGCGGACCACGTCTACCGCATGGACTTCCACCAGATGATCGAGGCGCACATCGCCTCCGGCCGCAGTGCCACGGTCGCGGCGATCCGGCAGCCGATCGGCCTCGCGGACCAGTTCGGCGTCATCCAGGTGGACCAGGACGACCCGACCAAGATCGACGCGTTCCTCGAGAAGCCGAAGGACGCCGTCGGCCTGGCCGACTCGCCGGACGAGATCCTCGCGTCGATGGGCAACTACGTGTTCAACGCCGACGCCCTCGTCGACGCGGTGCTCCGCGATGGCCAGATCGAGTCGAGCAAGCACGACATGGGCGGCGACATCGTCCCCGACTTCGTGGCCCGCGGCGACGCCGGCGTCTACGACCTGCAGCGCAACGACGTGCCCGGCTCGAACGACCGCGACCGGTACTACTGGCGCGACGTGGGGACGATCGACTCGTTCTTCGACGCCCACATGGACCTCATCGCGCCGGTCCCGGTCTTCAACCTGTACAACCAGGACTGGCCGATCTTCAACCAGCAGACGAACCTGCCGCCGGCGAAGTTCGTCCGCGACGCGAACGGCAACACCGGCTCGACGGTCGACTCGATCGTGGCGCTCGGGTGCCTGCTCTCCGGCGCCCAGGTGGAGCGCAGCGTCATCGGTCCGTGGTGCGGGATCGACTCGGGCGCGAAGGTCCTCGACTCCATCGTGTTCGAACGGGCGTCCATCGGCGCCGGTTCGGTCGTGAACCGCGCGATCCTCGACAAGGACGTGGTCATCGCGCCCGGTGCGCAGGTCGGCGTCGACCGCGAGACCGACGAGGCCCGCGGCTTCACCGTCACGGAGTCCGGCATCACGGTCGTCGGCAAGGGCGTCCGCGTCGAGGCCTAG
- the fabG gene encoding 3-oxoacyl-ACP reductase FabG, with translation MTTPRTVLITGGNRGIGHALAARFVAAGHRVAVTSRSGQGGPEGALTVAADITDSASVDAAFTQVEAELGPIEVLVANAGITNDQLLLRMSEEDFTSVVDTNLTGTFRVVKRATKGMMKAKFGRIVLMSSVVGAYGQVGQVNYASSKAALVGMARSITRELGSRGITANVVAPGFIQTDMTAALPEELQAEFKKQIPAARYGTVDDVADATLFLASDGAGYVSGAVIPVDGGLGMGH, from the coding sequence ATGACCACCCCCCGTACCGTCCTCATCACCGGCGGCAACCGCGGCATCGGGCACGCCCTCGCAGCGCGTTTCGTCGCCGCCGGGCACCGGGTCGCCGTGACCTCCCGCAGCGGCCAGGGCGGACCCGAGGGGGCGCTCACCGTCGCCGCGGACATCACCGACTCCGCCTCGGTCGACGCGGCCTTCACGCAGGTCGAGGCCGAGCTCGGGCCGATCGAGGTCCTCGTCGCCAACGCGGGCATCACGAACGACCAGCTCCTGCTCCGCATGTCCGAGGAGGACTTCACGAGCGTCGTCGACACGAACCTGACCGGCACGTTCCGGGTCGTCAAGCGCGCGACCAAGGGGATGATGAAGGCGAAGTTCGGCCGCATCGTGCTCATGTCGAGCGTCGTGGGCGCCTACGGACAGGTCGGTCAGGTCAACTACGCCTCGTCCAAGGCTGCCCTGGTCGGCATGGCCCGCTCGATCACGCGCGAGCTCGGGTCGCGCGGCATCACGGCCAACGTCGTCGCGCCGGGGTTCATCCAGACCGACATGACCGCAGCCCTGCCCGAGGAGCTGCAGGCCGAGTTCAAGAAGCAGATCCCGGCGGCGCGCTACGGCACGGTCGACGACGTCGCCGACGCCACGCTCTTCCTGGCGAGCGACGGTGCCGGGTACGTCTCGGGTGCGGTGATCCCGGTCGACGGCGGTCTCGGGATGGGGCACTAG
- a CDS encoding biotin transporter BioY: protein MVLERDQQSILGESMTNATGFARRAVLADRLRTSGLATDAALVAGGALFTAAMAQLQVPMWPVPITGQTLAVVLVGATLGARRGMLSLLVYAVAGLAGAPFFAEFSGGLAALASPSFGYVIGFVPAAGLVGWLARRNWDRKVGRATVAMLLATAVPFVTGLPWLAVVLGQLGAPNDLQSVLAAGLYPFIVGGVAKALIAAGVLPLAWKLVGRR from the coding sequence ATGGTCCTCGAACGGGACCAGCAGTCCATTCTAGGAGAATCCATGACGAACGCCACCGGGTTCGCTCGCCGCGCAGTCCTCGCCGACCGTCTTCGCACCTCGGGGCTCGCCACCGACGCCGCCCTGGTCGCCGGCGGCGCGCTGTTCACCGCCGCGATGGCACAGCTCCAGGTGCCGATGTGGCCGGTCCCGATCACCGGGCAGACCCTGGCCGTCGTGCTCGTCGGCGCCACGCTCGGCGCCCGACGCGGCATGCTGTCGCTGCTCGTCTACGCCGTTGCGGGCCTCGCGGGTGCACCGTTCTTCGCCGAGTTCTCCGGTGGTCTCGCAGCCCTGGCCTCGCCGAGCTTCGGCTACGTCATCGGCTTCGTGCCGGCCGCCGGCCTGGTCGGCTGGCTCGCCCGCCGGAACTGGGACCGGAAGGTCGGGCGTGCCACGGTCGCGATGCTCCTGGCGACCGCCGTCCCCTTCGTCACGGGCCTGCCCTGGCTCGCGGTGGTGCTCGGTCAGCTCGGCGCGCCGAACGACCTCCAGTCGGTGCTCGCCGCCGGCCTCTACCCGTTCATCGTCGGTGGCGTCGCCAAGGCCCTCATCGCCGCCGGTGTCCTGCCTCTGGCGTGGAAGCTGGTCGGCCGCCGCTGA
- a CDS encoding DUF3099 domain-containing protein, whose protein sequence is MEEHRMKSTQRRFHATHTHSGSTQSITSLPDSPELDRAHRLSKYVWQMGVRVVCFIGAVLVWTTWHTWLAVIPIVLAAVIPWVAVILANAGNHAESDIVAPAGAIELYDAVDPRLREQQEDARAEAYRAEQERLREQAQHAQEEWQRNGDRSRVWSAKSRTRR, encoded by the coding sequence ATGGAAGAACACCGTATGAAGTCGACGCAGCGCCGGTTCCACGCGACGCACACCCACTCCGGGTCCACGCAGAGCATCACGTCCCTGCCGGACTCCCCCGAGCTGGACCGGGCGCACCGCCTGTCCAAGTACGTCTGGCAGATGGGCGTGCGCGTGGTGTGCTTCATCGGCGCCGTCCTCGTGTGGACGACCTGGCACACGTGGCTGGCGGTCATCCCGATCGTCCTCGCCGCGGTCATCCCGTGGGTCGCGGTCATCCTCGCCAACGCCGGCAACCACGCCGAGAGCGACATCGTCGCCCCGGCCGGAGCCATCGAGCTCTACGACGCCGTCGACCCCCGCCTCCGCGAGCAGCAGGAGGACGCCCGGGCCGAGGCCTACCGTGCCGAGCAGGAACGCCTCCGCGAGCAGGCCCAGCACGCGCAGGAGGAGTGGCAGCGGAACGGCGACCGCTCCCGTGTGTGGTCCGCGAAGTCCCGGACGCGCCGCTGA
- the sufB gene encoding Fe-S cluster assembly protein SufB, producing MSDVLIDRPELEGLGQYEFGWSDSDTAGASARRGLSDEVVSDISARKNEPEWMHKLRLKALTLFDRKPMPSWGADLSDIDFDNIKYFVKSTEKQAQTWEELPEDIRNTYERLGIPEAERQRLVAGVAAQYESEVVYHQIREDLEQQGVIFMDTDTALREHPEFFEEYFGSVIPAGDNKFAALNTAVWSGGSFVYVPKGVHVEIPLQAYFRINTENMGQFERTLIIADEDSYVHYIEGCTAPIYKSDSLHSAVVEIIVKKNARVRYTTIQNWSSNVYNLVTKRAIAHEGATMEWIDGNIGSKVTMKYPSIYLAGEHAKGETLSVAFAGPGQHQDAGAKMIHMAPYTTSSIVSKSIARGGGRAGYRGEVRVDPAAHHAANTVRCDALLVDTVSRSDTYPAIDIRVDDVQLGHEATVSRVSEEQLFYLMSRGMPEDEAMAMIVRGFIEPIARELPMEYALELNKLIEMSMEGSVG from the coding sequence ATGTCCGACGTGCTCATCGACCGTCCAGAACTCGAAGGGCTCGGCCAGTACGAGTTCGGCTGGTCCGACTCCGACACGGCCGGCGCGTCCGCGCGCCGTGGTCTGTCGGACGAGGTGGTCAGCGACATCTCCGCCCGGAAGAACGAGCCCGAGTGGATGCACAAGCTCCGCCTCAAGGCGCTGACGCTGTTCGACCGCAAGCCCATGCCGTCGTGGGGTGCCGACCTGTCGGACATCGACTTCGACAACATCAAGTACTTCGTGAAGTCCACCGAGAAGCAGGCCCAGACCTGGGAAGAGCTGCCGGAGGACATCCGCAACACCTACGAGCGCCTCGGCATCCCCGAGGCGGAGCGCCAGCGCCTCGTCGCCGGTGTCGCCGCCCAGTACGAGTCCGAGGTCGTCTACCACCAGATCCGCGAGGACCTGGAGCAGCAGGGCGTCATCTTCATGGACACCGACACGGCGCTCCGCGAGCACCCGGAGTTCTTCGAGGAGTACTTCGGCTCGGTGATCCCGGCCGGCGACAACAAGTTCGCCGCGCTGAACACCGCCGTGTGGTCCGGCGGCTCGTTCGTCTACGTCCCGAAGGGCGTGCACGTCGAGATCCCGCTGCAGGCCTACTTCCGGATCAACACCGAGAACATGGGCCAGTTCGAGCGGACGCTGATCATCGCGGACGAGGACTCCTACGTCCACTACATCGAGGGCTGCACGGCGCCGATCTACAAGTCGGACTCGCTGCACTCCGCCGTGGTCGAGATCATCGTGAAGAAGAACGCCCGCGTGCGCTACACGACGATCCAGAACTGGTCGAGCAACGTCTACAACCTCGTCACCAAGCGCGCGATCGCGCACGAGGGCGCGACGATGGAGTGGATCGACGGGAACATCGGGTCGAAGGTCACGATGAAGTACCCGTCGATCTACCTCGCCGGTGAGCACGCCAAGGGCGAGACCCTGTCCGTCGCGTTCGCCGGTCCGGGCCAGCACCAGGACGCCGGCGCGAAGATGATCCACATGGCGCCGTACACGACGTCGTCGATCGTCTCGAAGTCGATCGCCCGTGGCGGCGGCCGCGCCGGCTACCGCGGTGAGGTCCGCGTCGACCCGGCCGCGCACCACGCCGCGAACACGGTCCGCTGTGACGCGCTGCTCGTCGACACGGTGAGCCGCAGCGACACGTACCCGGCGATCGACATCCGCGTCGACGACGTCCAGCTCGGCCACGAGGCCACGGTCTCCCGCGTGAGCGAGGAGCAGCTGTTCTACCTCATGTCGCGCGGCATGCCGGAGGACGAGGCCATGGCCATGATCGTCCGCGGGTTCATCGAGCCCATCGCCCGCGAGCTCCCGATGGAGTACGCGCTCGAACTCAACAAGCTCATCGAGATGAGCATGGAAGGATCCGTCGGCTAG
- the sufC gene encoding Fe-S cluster assembly ATPase SufC produces MSTLEIRDLQVSIDTDQGTKEILKGVDLTINEGEIHAIMGPNGSGKSTLAYTIAGHPRYNVTGGSITLDGEDVLAMSVDERARAGMFLAMQYPVEIPGVTVSNFLRTAKTAIDGEAPALRGWVKDLRQSMADLKMDSSFAERNVNEGFSGGEKKRHEIMQLELLKPKFAVLDETDSGLDVDALKIVSEGVNRAKAATGLGVLLITHYTRILRYIKPDFVHVFVAGKVAEQGGPELAERLENEGYDRYVQAAAAGN; encoded by the coding sequence ATGTCCACTCTCGAAATCCGCGACCTGCAGGTCTCGATCGACACCGACCAGGGCACCAAGGAGATCCTGAAGGGCGTCGACCTCACCATCAACGAGGGCGAGATCCACGCGATCATGGGGCCGAACGGCTCCGGCAAGTCCACCCTGGCTTACACGATCGCCGGTCACCCGCGCTACAACGTCACCGGCGGCTCGATCACGCTCGACGGCGAGGACGTCCTCGCGATGAGCGTCGACGAGCGCGCCCGCGCCGGCATGTTCCTCGCGATGCAGTACCCGGTCGAGATCCCCGGCGTCACGGTGTCGAACTTCCTCCGTACCGCGAAGACCGCGATCGACGGCGAGGCCCCCGCACTCCGTGGGTGGGTCAAGGACCTGCGCCAGTCGATGGCCGACCTCAAGATGGACTCGTCGTTCGCCGAGCGCAACGTCAACGAGGGCTTCTCCGGCGGCGAGAAGAAGCGCCACGAGATCATGCAGCTCGAGCTCCTCAAGCCGAAGTTCGCCGTGCTCGACGAGACCGACTCCGGCCTCGACGTCGACGCGCTGAAGATCGTGTCCGAGGGCGTCAACCGCGCGAAGGCAGCGACCGGCCTCGGCGTCCTGCTGATCACGCACTACACGCGCATCCTCCGCTACATCAAGCCGGACTTCGTCCACGTGTTCGTCGCGGGCAAGGTCGCCGAGCAGGGTGGTCCGGAGCTGGCCGAGCGCCTCGAGAACGAGGGCTACGACCGCTACGTGCAGGCCGCAGCGGCGGGCAACTGA
- the sufD gene encoding Fe-S cluster assembly protein SufD: MSNTSTNPTPTDGATPAPRIDQPVEPSAVAQGQQAPSARSTQGTDQHGARAHSDGGWDAKVPVQTRSERPQSGDLDAFPPVTGREVNWKFAPLAKLQPLLEGGLDGSAYPFLARQTEGADVEWGRSDDPVVGTAGLPEDRAAAAAWTARDAVLKVTVKATEAHESISITRSDFGTQARAAHTVITAEQHAQGIVVIDNRGSALLSENVEIVVRDGARLTVVSLQDWDDDAVHVSTQFAEVGRDAFLKHVVVSLGGDVVRVNPSTHLGAQGADTEMYGVYFADAGQYIEQQVYVNHDAPNTRGRVNYKGALQGEGAHTVWIGDVLIGRAGDGTDSYEQNRNLVLTDGTRADSIPNLEIETGNIEGAGHASATGRFDDEQLFYLQARGIPEEEARRLVVLGFLVEVIQKIGAPELEERLIAAVEQELADGRTAVAAAEPEAEQADA; this comes from the coding sequence ATGTCGAACACCAGCACCAACCCGACACCCACCGACGGGGCCACCCCCGCACCGCGCATCGACCAGCCGGTCGAGCCCTCGGCCGTCGCACAGGGCCAGCAGGCTCCGTCCGCACGCAGCACGCAGGGCACCGACCAGCACGGTGCCCGCGCGCACTCCGACGGCGGCTGGGACGCGAAGGTCCCGGTCCAGACCCGGTCCGAGCGGCCGCAGTCCGGTGACCTCGACGCGTTCCCGCCGGTGACCGGCCGCGAGGTCAACTGGAAGTTCGCGCCGCTCGCGAAGCTCCAGCCGTTGCTCGAGGGTGGCCTCGACGGCTCCGCCTACCCGTTCCTGGCCCGCCAGACCGAGGGGGCCGACGTCGAGTGGGGTCGCAGCGACGACCCGGTCGTCGGCACCGCCGGCCTGCCCGAGGACCGCGCGGCCGCGGCGGCCTGGACCGCCCGCGACGCGGTGCTGAAGGTCACCGTCAAGGCGACCGAGGCGCACGAGTCGATCTCGATCACCCGCTCGGACTTCGGCACGCAGGCCCGCGCGGCGCACACGGTCATCACGGCCGAGCAGCACGCCCAGGGCATCGTCGTCATCGACAACCGCGGGTCGGCGCTCCTCAGCGAGAACGTCGAGATCGTCGTCCGTGACGGCGCACGGCTCACGGTGGTCAGCCTGCAGGACTGGGACGACGACGCGGTGCACGTGTCGACGCAGTTCGCCGAGGTCGGTCGCGACGCCTTCCTCAAGCACGTCGTGGTCTCGCTCGGCGGCGACGTCGTCCGCGTGAACCCCTCGACGCACCTCGGGGCGCAGGGTGCGGACACCGAGATGTACGGCGTGTACTTCGCCGACGCCGGCCAGTACATCGAGCAGCAGGTGTACGTGAACCACGACGCCCCGAACACCCGTGGCCGCGTCAACTACAAGGGCGCGCTACAGGGGGAGGGTGCGCACACGGTCTGGATCGGCGACGTGCTGATCGGGCGCGCCGGCGACGGCACCGACTCGTACGAGCAGAACCGCAACCTGGTGCTCACCGACGGCACGCGCGCGGACAGCATCCCGAACCTCGAGATCGAGACGGGCAACATCGAGGGGGCCGGGCACGCCAGTGCGACCGGTCGCTTCGACGACGAGCAGCTCTTCTACCTGCAGGCCCGTGGCATCCCCGAGGAGGAAGCCCGGCGCCTCGTCGTGCTCGGCTTCCTGGTCGAGGTCATCCAGAAGATCGGCGCGCCCGAGCTCGAGGAGCGCCTGATCGCCGCGGTCGAGCAGGAGCTCGCCGACGGCCGGACCGCGGTCGCCGCTGCGGAGCCCGAGGCCGAGCAGGCGGACGCCTGA
- the serB gene encoding phosphoserine phosphatase SerB, with the protein MPRFLVVLDADSTLLEDEVIELLADHAGTRPQVQAVTERAMRGEIDFTESLRERVATLAGLQADVCTRAQQAVRVTRGAEELVRGVHAAGGTVGVVSGGFHEVLDPFAARLGLDHCRANRLEVVDGVLSGRVLGDVVDAEAKAETLRAWAGADDVPLSRTVAVGDGANDLVMMGVAALGVAFDAKPLVRERADVAVVDRDLSAVLATLGLRG; encoded by the coding sequence GTGCCACGCTTCCTCGTCGTCCTCGATGCCGACTCCACGCTGCTCGAGGACGAGGTCATCGAACTGCTCGCCGACCACGCCGGGACCCGGCCACAGGTGCAGGCGGTGACGGAGCGCGCCATGCGCGGCGAGATCGACTTCACCGAGAGCCTCCGGGAGCGGGTCGCGACCCTGGCGGGCCTCCAGGCCGACGTCTGCACCCGCGCGCAGCAGGCGGTCCGCGTCACGCGCGGAGCCGAGGAGCTCGTCCGGGGCGTCCACGCCGCAGGCGGCACGGTCGGCGTCGTGTCCGGCGGCTTCCACGAGGTGCTCGACCCCTTCGCCGCGCGCCTCGGCCTCGACCACTGCCGGGCGAACCGTCTCGAGGTGGTCGACGGCGTGCTCTCCGGTCGGGTGCTCGGTGACGTCGTCGACGCCGAGGCGAAGGCCGAGACCCTGCGTGCGTGGGCCGGGGCGGACGACGTCCCGCTGTCGCGCACGGTCGCGGTCGGCGACGGCGCCAACGACCTGGTCATGATGGGTGTCGCCGCCCTGGGCGTTGCCTTCGACGCGAAGCCGCTGGTGCGCGAGCGGGCGGACGTGGCGGTCGTCGACCGCGACCTGTCCGCGGTGCTCGCGACGCTGGGCCTGCGGGGCTGA